From the Phyllobacterium zundukense genome, one window contains:
- a CDS encoding quinoprotein dehydrogenase-associated SoxYZ-like carrier, whose amino-acid sequence MTINSINRRSRIVAVVLLTLLGTAVSMNAGAQDTSVPASTTWNGLKGDVFGQKVIGPADNIISIEAPKRAEDAAIVPVDLHFKTDAKTGRIKAVTLIVDENPAPVAAVFTFGKDAGVTHLATRLRVNAYSYVRAIAETEDGKLHMTETFVKASGGCSAPAMKNQAEAMASLGKMKLRVFPTNAPGTEPMTRATEMQLMIRHPNNSGLQMDQITRYYIPPHFIQGLTVSQGDRLIMSMEGGISISEDPNFRFEFDAKPGEDVKVEAADTKGKKFQDEWPLESSSL is encoded by the coding sequence CGCAGCCGGATAGTTGCGGTCGTTCTTTTGACACTGCTTGGAACTGCGGTTTCCATGAATGCTGGTGCGCAGGATACGAGCGTTCCGGCAAGCACTACCTGGAATGGTTTGAAAGGTGACGTATTCGGCCAGAAGGTGATCGGGCCTGCCGATAACATTATCTCCATCGAAGCCCCGAAACGTGCTGAAGACGCAGCCATCGTCCCCGTTGATCTGCATTTCAAAACCGATGCAAAGACCGGTCGGATCAAGGCTGTCACATTGATCGTCGATGAAAATCCGGCGCCTGTCGCCGCCGTGTTCACATTCGGAAAGGATGCGGGCGTAACCCATCTTGCAACACGGTTGCGGGTCAATGCCTATTCCTATGTCAGGGCGATAGCGGAGACGGAAGACGGCAAGCTTCATATGACGGAGACGTTCGTGAAAGCGTCAGGAGGCTGCTCCGCGCCTGCGATGAAAAACCAGGCTGAGGCGATGGCTTCGCTCGGGAAAATGAAACTGCGGGTGTTCCCCACCAACGCACCCGGCACCGAGCCGATGACACGCGCAACCGAGATGCAGCTGATGATACGCCATCCCAACAATTCCGGCCTGCAGATGGACCAGATCACCCGCTACTATATTCCCCCGCATTTCATTCAGGGACTTACGGTCTCGCAAGGCGATCGCCTGATCATGTCCATGGAGGGCGGGATATCAATTTCGGAGGATCCGAACTTCCGGTTCGAATTCGATGCCAAGCCTGGCGAGGATGTCAAGGTCGAGGCAGCGGACACGAAAGGCAAGAAATTCCAGGACGAATGGCCGCTGGAATCGTCGAGTCTTTGA